A region from the Lentimonas sp. CC4 genome encodes:
- the murJ gene encoding murein biosynthesis integral membrane protein MurJ, with product MLKNLKNIVVVSLSTVGSRVLGLVRDILIFAALGASAWNDAFILAFTLPNLFRRLLGEGALTSAMVPIFSDVLQRAGRSAAFAFFNQVLLRLLLILSALVVSGMLVFGTLAKSGMLSDRWSLGAELAVVLLPYMIFICLAAIISAGLNILGRFAVAASTPMLLNLAMIGALVAGMWLNDDQARIVYWLCGGVLVGGLFQLMLPAWDLARQGWRPRLQKRRASAEMSELWRLFLPGLMGAAILQVNILVSRLLAYSLDESAVSVLYLASRLMELPLGIFTVAVATVFFPLLARAVSDKDDQGFASALTQGMRLVVGISLPAGVGLFVLGQPILELLFRWGAFSTQNVAQTIPLIAIYGLGLPFYSAATFATRGLHACKDMKTPVRVAGLCLVVNLISGLVLMQFFGACGLAAGNVLAAIVQSACLWRALSKHRSEVGFSHLRGAFAKILCAGVAMGLFCFIGHGLVLSFELADKLNAAVIVGVFVPGGAALYFGVLYMLKFEELDLLAGMVRRVLPKRR from the coding sequence AATGATGCGTTCATTCTAGCATTTACTTTGCCAAATCTTTTTCGCCGATTGTTGGGGGAGGGCGCACTTACTTCGGCCATGGTGCCGATCTTTTCGGATGTGCTACAGCGTGCGGGACGCTCGGCTGCGTTTGCCTTTTTTAACCAGGTGTTACTGAGGCTATTGCTGATATTGTCGGCGCTGGTGGTGAGTGGGATGCTCGTGTTTGGCACGCTCGCAAAGAGTGGGATGCTCTCGGATCGTTGGTCATTAGGCGCTGAGTTGGCGGTGGTGCTGCTGCCGTATATGATTTTTATCTGCCTAGCGGCGATTATCTCGGCGGGGCTCAATATTCTAGGGCGCTTTGCGGTCGCTGCTAGCACGCCGATGTTACTGAATCTCGCGATGATAGGTGCGTTGGTCGCAGGTATGTGGCTGAACGATGATCAGGCGCGGATCGTGTATTGGCTCTGTGGCGGTGTGCTGGTGGGCGGGCTGTTTCAGCTGATGTTGCCGGCATGGGATCTGGCGCGTCAAGGGTGGCGTCCGCGGTTGCAGAAGCGGCGTGCTTCAGCCGAGATGAGTGAGTTGTGGCGCTTGTTCTTGCCTGGCCTGATGGGGGCGGCGATTTTGCAGGTGAATATTTTAGTATCGCGGTTGCTGGCGTATTCACTGGATGAGTCGGCGGTGTCGGTGCTGTATCTCGCGAGTCGGTTGATGGAGTTGCCGCTGGGGATCTTTACGGTCGCGGTGGCGACGGTGTTCTTCCCGCTGTTGGCGCGTGCGGTCTCGGATAAAGACGATCAAGGTTTTGCGAGTGCATTGACACAAGGCATGCGCTTGGTGGTAGGGATTTCGTTACCAGCAGGCGTGGGGCTGTTCGTTCTGGGGCAGCCGATTCTGGAGCTGTTGTTTCGGTGGGGAGCGTTTAGCACGCAAAATGTCGCGCAAACGATTCCGCTGATTGCGATCTATGGCTTAGGGCTACCGTTCTATTCTGCGGCGACCTTTGCAACGCGTGGTTTGCACGCGTGTAAGGATATGAAGACGCCCGTGCGTGTGGCGGGCCTGTGTCTGGTCGTGAATTTGATAAGCGGTCTAGTGTTGATGCAGTTCTTCGGTGCCTGTGGTCTTGCGGCGGGTAATGTGCTCGCCGCGATTGTGCAATCGGCCTGTCTCTGGCGGGCGCTTTCAAAGCATCGCAGTGAAGTGGGGTTCTCACATTTACGTGGAGCGTTTGCGAAGATTCTATGCGCTGGTGTGGCGATGGGGCTGTTTTGCTTTATCGGCCATGGTTTGGTGCTGAGCTTTGAGCTGGCCGATAAGTTAAATGCCGCGGTGATCGTCGGTGTGTTTGTGCCAGGTGGCGCGGCGCTCTACTTCGGGGTGCTGTATATGCTCAAGTTCGAGGAGCTGGATCTACTCGCTGGGATGGTGCGACGCGTGCTGCCTAAGAGGCGCTGA